From Oncorhynchus mykiss isolate Arlee chromosome 6, USDA_OmykA_1.1, whole genome shotgun sequence, the proteins below share one genomic window:
- the LOC110525877 gene encoding transmembrane protein 150A isoform X1: protein MTAAGCRHRAVQQKQCAVPLSYSHAPPPCMSSLPVSVPIWSPHCLATFSSLTPSFPSCFGQSRHTASPMTAWIVLPVSLSAFSITGIWIVYAMAVMNHHVCPVENWSYNVTCTEEIARPGFPKTCCTIQDIPLISKCGSFPPESCLFSLIGNVGAFMVVMVCLLRYAQVIEHSHRCWINTSALVSGCTNALGLVMVGNFQVDHAKSLHYVGAGVTFPAGLLFVCLQCVLTYRVAVTALDYWMAHVRVALAAGALVSLVLSGIFFIHESFVLQHAAAICEWVFTVDILVFYGTFTYEFGTVTNDTMMVGLQQTHHHSGVMMGGAAGAMTLGMGAKGLKSPGGSSTSTHLNCTPESIAML, encoded by the exons ATG ACAGCTGCTGGTTGCAGGCACCGAGCGGTGCAACAGAAGCAGTGTGCCGTCCCCCTGTCCTACTCTCATGCCCCCCCTCCATGTATGTCCTCTCTGCCTGTTAGTGTCCCCATCTGGTCCCCTCATTGTCTCGCTACCTTCTCCAGCCTAACGCCCTCCTTTCCCTCATGCTTTGGACAAAGCCGGCATACTGCCAGCCCAATGACTGCCTGGATCGTCCTGCCTGTCAGCCTCTCTGCCTTCTCCATCACAGGGATATGGATAGT CTACGCCATGGCTGTGATGAACCATCACGTTTGTCCAGTGGAGAACTG GTCGTACAATGTTACATGTACAGAGGAGATAGCCAGGCCAGGCTTCCCAAAGACATGCTGCACCATACAGGATATCCCCCTCATCAG TAAATGTGGCTCCTTCCCCCCTGAGAGCTGCCTGTTCAGTCTGATCGGAAATGTTGGAGCCTTCATGG tggTGATGGTGTGCCTTCTGCGCTATGCCCAGGTGATTGAGCACAGCCACCGTTGCTGGATTAACACCAGCGCTCTGGTGTCTGGCTGCACCAACGCTCTAGGACTGGTCATGGTGGGCAACTTCCAG GTTGACCATGCCAAGTCTCTCCACTACGTTGGCGCGGGCGTGACGTTCCCCGCCGGTCTGCTCTTTGTGTGCCTGCAGTGTGTGCTCACCTACCGGGTGGCCGTCACTGCCCTTGACTACTGGATGGCACACGTACGTGTGGCGCTGGCCGCAGGAGCCCTCGTCTCACTGGTCCTCA GTGGTATTTTCTTCATTCACGAGAGCTTTGTCCTCCAGCATGCGGCGGCCATCTGCGAGTGggtcttcaccgtggacatccTGGTTTTTTATGGCACCTTCACCTATGAGTTTGGCACAGTCACCAATGACACCATGATGGTCGGCCTGCAGCAGACCCACCACCACTCGGGGGTCATGATGGGCGGCGCGGCCGGGGCCATGACGCTGGGCATGGGAGCCAAGGGCCTCAAGTCCCCTGGAGGAAGTAGCACATCCACCCATCTCAACTGCACCCCTGAGAGTATAGCCATGTTGTAG
- the LOC110525877 gene encoding transmembrane protein 150A isoform X2, with amino-acid sequence MSSLPVSVPIWSPHCLATFSSLTPSFPSCFGQSRHTASPMTAWIVLPVSLSAFSITGIWIVYAMAVMNHHVCPVENWSYNVTCTEEIARPGFPKTCCTIQDIPLISKCGSFPPESCLFSLIGNVGAFMVVMVCLLRYAQVIEHSHRCWINTSALVSGCTNALGLVMVGNFQVDHAKSLHYVGAGVTFPAGLLFVCLQCVLTYRVAVTALDYWMAHVRVALAAGALVSLVLSGIFFIHESFVLQHAAAICEWVFTVDILVFYGTFTYEFGTVTNDTMMVGLQQTHHHSGVMMGGAAGAMTLGMGAKGLKSPGGSSTSTHLNCTPESIAML; translated from the exons ATGTCCTCTCTGCCTGTTAGTGTCCCCATCTGGTCCCCTCATTGTCTCGCTACCTTCTCCAGCCTAACGCCCTCCTTTCCCTCATGCTTTGGACAAAGCCGGCATACTGCCAGCCCAATGACTGCCTGGATCGTCCTGCCTGTCAGCCTCTCTGCCTTCTCCATCACAGGGATATGGATAGT CTACGCCATGGCTGTGATGAACCATCACGTTTGTCCAGTGGAGAACTG GTCGTACAATGTTACATGTACAGAGGAGATAGCCAGGCCAGGCTTCCCAAAGACATGCTGCACCATACAGGATATCCCCCTCATCAG TAAATGTGGCTCCTTCCCCCCTGAGAGCTGCCTGTTCAGTCTGATCGGAAATGTTGGAGCCTTCATGG tggTGATGGTGTGCCTTCTGCGCTATGCCCAGGTGATTGAGCACAGCCACCGTTGCTGGATTAACACCAGCGCTCTGGTGTCTGGCTGCACCAACGCTCTAGGACTGGTCATGGTGGGCAACTTCCAG GTTGACCATGCCAAGTCTCTCCACTACGTTGGCGCGGGCGTGACGTTCCCCGCCGGTCTGCTCTTTGTGTGCCTGCAGTGTGTGCTCACCTACCGGGTGGCCGTCACTGCCCTTGACTACTGGATGGCACACGTACGTGTGGCGCTGGCCGCAGGAGCCCTCGTCTCACTGGTCCTCA GTGGTATTTTCTTCATTCACGAGAGCTTTGTCCTCCAGCATGCGGCGGCCATCTGCGAGTGggtcttcaccgtggacatccTGGTTTTTTATGGCACCTTCACCTATGAGTTTGGCACAGTCACCAATGACACCATGATGGTCGGCCTGCAGCAGACCCACCACCACTCGGGGGTCATGATGGGCGGCGCGGCCGGGGCCATGACGCTGGGCATGGGAGCCAAGGGCCTCAAGTCCCCTGGAGGAAGTAGCACATCCACCCATCTCAACTGCACCCCTGAGAGTATAGCCATGTTGTAG